The DNA window TTTTTGTTGACGCCGCGAATGCCGGTATACGTGTTGCGAAGAATCGGCAATACGGAATAGAAAAACAAAGCCACAATGGCCGGAACCTTCCCTACACCAAGGAGCGGGATAAAAAAAGCGAGGATGGCCAGACTCGGCAGCGTCTGAATGATATTGACAATGCCGATAATGGTGCCGGCTCCTTTTTTCATTCTGGTAAGCACAACCCCGAGGGGGACGGCAACCAGCACACCTAAGATCACAGCAATGAGCGATATCGTAATATGCTCGTATGTTTTATAAAGAAGCTCGCCCCCATTGGTTTGCAAAAATTGAACAATATGATGCATGACTTATCGCCCCTCCCTATGACAATGCTGCGAGCTGCTTTTCTTCTCCCCAGAGGGAGTCATACACGATGTCGACCAGACTTGCCCTCGTCACAATTCCGATCAGGCGTCGGTCTTCATCCACAACGGGAACATATTTGACACCCCGTTTTAAAATTTTGCGGACCGTGTCGCGCAGCAGTGTGCCGCCCAGTACTGTGTATATATCTTCATGTAAAACTTCACTGACGAGATTGGCCTTTTTCCGGCATTGATCAATGATTTCAACATCGACATAGCCTTGCAGAACGCGCTCGTCATTGACGACCAGCAATGAATCGACCCGTTCCTGCCTCATCAGCTGAATGGCCTCAGAAAGCGTTTTATCCGCGGTGATCGTTACAGGCTGTGTGTTCATAATCTGGTCAACCCGTTCAACATCCGGGCTGGATGACTGAATCAGCCGCTCCTTGCCGATAAATTCCTCAACAAATTCGTCTGCCGGATTTCTTAAAATGTCAT is part of the Bacillota bacterium genome and encodes:
- the opuBB gene encoding choline ABC transporter permease OpuBB, producing the protein MHHIVQFLQTNGGELLYKTYEHITISLIAVILGVLVAVPLGVVLTRMKKGAGTIIGIVNIIQTLPSLAILAFFIPLLGVGKVPAIVALFFYSVLPILRNTYTGIRGVNKNLLESGKGIGMTPAEQVRLVELPLAAPVIMAGIRTSTIYLIGWATLASFIGGGGLGDYIFIGLNLYQPEYIIGGAVPVTILAIVIDYVLAVAERKLTPAGMQRLKELS